One stretch of Pedobacter riviphilus DNA includes these proteins:
- a CDS encoding glycoside hydrolase family 130 protein has translation MRLYIERKPVKVNPDTKRVIARFFFNGEERALEVIKKVLEFSDEKVFSLISPILQEYSKRHRNITKILTRHCKKLRKQFAALGTSFEDIDEYTRLLIGAYFTHEYSIESAAFFNPSIVDDPDQTDLVEGEKRVIISFRAVGEGHISSIVFRRALIDKDNNIQVLPVGNYVDEAEVVKNAIYVKKLFLKKAAYAQIDPSVLEEIESKLDDKFEYTSLSNIIKDSKSLHKEDPSRLIEYDKVLWLSDTYHTITFSKDTDISDRVIFPISEFERKGIEDARFVKFVKDDGKVLYYATYTAFDGSLIIPKLVQTEDFYEFKVIPLYGDGAQNKNLALFPRKIKGKYVMMSRIDGWNNYLMFSDKVNVWENPILLKQPRYDWELVQIGNCGSPIETEKGWIVITHGVGPMRRYCIGVSLLDLENPSIEIGHLKEPLIIPNNDEREGYVPNVVYSCGSIISNGELIIPYGLSDYSSSFASVNLELLLAKLLENN, from the coding sequence ATGAGATTATACATAGAACGTAAACCTGTTAAGGTTAACCCGGATACTAAAAGAGTTATTGCCCGTTTTTTTTTTAACGGAGAGGAGAGAGCACTAGAAGTAATCAAGAAAGTTTTAGAATTTTCAGATGAGAAAGTGTTTTCACTAATATCGCCCATATTACAAGAATATTCTAAAAGACACCGGAATATTACCAAAATCTTAACCCGGCATTGTAAAAAATTAAGAAAACAATTTGCAGCCTTAGGTACTTCATTCGAAGATATTGATGAATATACCAGATTGTTGATTGGTGCCTACTTTACACATGAATATTCAATAGAATCGGCCGCTTTTTTTAATCCTAGTATTGTTGATGATCCTGATCAAACTGATTTAGTAGAGGGTGAGAAGCGGGTAATCATCAGCTTCAGGGCTGTAGGTGAGGGGCATATTTCTTCAATTGTTTTCCGGCGTGCTTTGATTGATAAAGACAACAATATCCAGGTTTTACCTGTTGGAAATTATGTTGATGAGGCTGAAGTGGTGAAGAATGCCATTTACGTTAAAAAACTATTTCTAAAAAAAGCCGCCTATGCACAGATCGATCCTTCTGTTTTAGAAGAAATTGAATCGAAACTCGATGACAAATTTGAATACACCAGCTTAAGCAATATCATTAAAGATTCCAAAAGTTTACATAAAGAAGATCCATCCCGTTTAATCGAATACGACAAAGTACTTTGGCTATCAGACACTTACCACACCATAACATTTTCAAAAGATACAGATATTTCGGATCGGGTAATTTTTCCTATTTCAGAATTTGAACGTAAAGGGATTGAAGACGCCCGTTTTGTAAAATTTGTTAAAGACGATGGCAAAGTACTGTACTACGCTACATATACAGCTTTCGACGGTTCTTTAATTATTCCCAAGCTCGTACAAACCGAAGATTTTTACGAGTTTAAAGTGATTCCACTTTATGGCGATGGTGCGCAAAATAAGAACCTGGCACTATTTCCACGAAAAATTAAAGGGAAATATGTGATGATGAGCCGGATAGATGGATGGAACAATTATCTGATGTTTTCTGATAAAGTTAATGTTTGGGAAAACCCAATCCTTTTAAAACAACCGCGCTACGATTGGGAGCTGGTACAGATCGGCAATTGTGGCTCTCCGATAGAAACAGAAAAAGGATGGATTGTAATTACACATGGCGTGGGACCAATGCGAAGATACTGTATTGGAGTAAGTTTATTGGATCTTGAAAACCCAAGTATAGAAATAGGCCATTTAAAAGAGCCGTTGATTATTCCTAATAATGATGAACGTGAAGGTTATGTGCCCAATGTAGTATATTCCTGTGGATCGATTATCAGTAATGGCGAATTAATTATTCCATATGGCTTATCTGATTATAGTTCGTCGTTTGCAAGCGTAAATCTGGAATTATTGCTGGCTAAATTGCTGGAAAATAACTAG
- a CDS encoding sensor histidine kinase, with the protein MQYEKADNTIPTDETLRSGKLRYYEILSTPAESAFDQIAQLAAEIFDVPNAGIGFQADGNMFMKAQIGASISLPLKNDTFTFFASTPIRSPEGYELGLIYVADTKFKSAEEQQLKMLGHLAGIVMEKLESRIAIRRALRAYDDRLHVLVHDLKNPMTTISLQSELLGRIPGIDDKALLIAGKINTQSKKMIDNLNGILSSARKEANSFKPKKDKIDLKEILEQVKRELNLPLKHKNQTVFIDIEEPIEIFADPDKLITVFSELINNAIKFSSVGKDIYISHQTSDNEVTISIKDNGVGLTEEDLDKVFMKFARLSSVSTNQENTYGLGLTTANALVDIHRGKLWVESDGKDLGTTFYVTLPIK; encoded by the coding sequence ATGCAATACGAAAAAGCAGATAACACGATTCCAACTGATGAAACCTTGCGTTCGGGAAAATTAAGATACTACGAGATTTTAAGTACACCTGCAGAAAGTGCTTTTGATCAGATTGCACAATTGGCTGCTGAAATATTTGATGTTCCGAATGCGGGTATCGGTTTTCAGGCAGATGGGAATATGTTTATGAAGGCCCAAATAGGAGCATCTATCTCCTTACCTTTAAAAAATGATACATTTACTTTTTTTGCTTCCACCCCTATCAGGTCGCCAGAGGGTTATGAACTTGGCCTGATTTACGTTGCAGATACTAAATTTAAATCAGCCGAAGAGCAGCAGCTAAAAATGCTAGGGCATTTAGCCGGTATAGTAATGGAAAAACTGGAGTCTAGAATTGCAATTAGAAGAGCATTAAGGGCCTACGATGATCGTTTACATGTGCTTGTTCACGATCTTAAAAACCCGATGACTACCATTTCACTTCAATCTGAATTACTTGGGCGCATTCCGGGTATTGATGACAAGGCTTTATTAATTGCGGGCAAGATTAATACGCAATCTAAAAAAATGATTGATAATCTGAACGGTATTTTAAGTTCTGCCAGGAAAGAAGCTAACTCATTTAAGCCAAAAAAAGATAAAATAGATTTAAAAGAAATATTAGAACAGGTAAAACGAGAACTCAATTTACCGCTTAAGCATAAAAATCAAACTGTTTTTATTGACATTGAGGAGCCTATTGAAATTTTTGCTGATCCTGACAAACTAATAACGGTTTTTAGTGAGTTGATTAATAATGCCATCAAGTTCTCATCAGTGGGAAAAGATATTTACATTAGTCATCAAACATCTGATAACGAGGTAACTATTTCGATAAAAGATAATGGTGTGGGCCTAACTGAAGAAGACCTGGATAAAGTTTTTATGAAATTCGCACGGCTGAGCTCGGTAAGCACAAATCAGGAAAATACCTATGGGTTGGGGCTTACTACAGCAAACGCACTTGTTGATATTCATAGAGGGAAGTTATGGGTAGAAAGCGATGGAAAAGATTTGGGTACTACTTTTTACGTAACGTTACCCATTAAATAG